A segment of the Trifolium pratense cultivar HEN17-A07 linkage group LG7, ARS_RC_1.1, whole genome shotgun sequence genome:
AAATTATCAATCTTTCAATCTCTGTAAGTTTTTTCATCTTCCTTCAAGATCTATAGATCTACCACATAATGTCTCATAGGAATAATGATTCTAATTATACTTCAATACCTGTTAGCTCATCATATCTAGAATTACAACCTCAACATCaacatcataaatcaaattcttTTCAAAGATTGTCTTTTGACGAGTCTGGTGGTTTTTTAGGATCTAAGGTTGTTGTTAAtcataatgataatgataatgatgatgataatgatgatgatgatgatgatgatttagaAATTGATATTGATAATTATCCTCTTGTTATTGGGCCTAATCCAAATCATGGTTCTGGTGTACCTGGTGCTGTGTTCAATTTGACTACTACTATTATTGGGGCAGGACTTATGGCTCTTCCTGCCACAATGAAAGTTCTCGGTGTCGTTGTAGGGATTGTGTTGATTATTTTGATGGGAATTTTGTCTGAAATTAGTGTCGAATTGTTGGTTCGTTTTTCTGTTTTGTGTAAAGCAACCTCTTATGGTGAGGTTGTTCAAGAAGCTATGGGAAGGCCTGCTAGGATTTTGTCTgaaatttgtattattttgaATAATGCCGGTGTTTTGGTGgtttatttgattataatgGGTGATGTTATGTCCGGTTCGGTTCATCATTTAGGGGTTTTTGATCAGTTAATGGGGAATGGGGTTTGGGATCAGAGGAAGCTTGTGATTCTTGTTGTTATGGTGATTTTTCTTGCACCTCTTTGTTCACTTGATAAGATTGATTCGTTGAGTTTGACTTCAGCTGCGTCGGTCGCTCTTGCTGTCATGTTTGTCGTCGTTACATTCACTGTTGCTTCTATTAAGCTTGTTGAAGGAAAGATTGATACTCCTAGGATGGTTCCTGATTTTAGCTCGAAAAAGGCTATTTTGGATTTGCTTGTGGTGATTCCAATCATGACAAATGCATATGTTTGTCATTTTAATGTGCAGCCGATATACAATGAGCTTGAAGGTAGGTCACCGCAGAAGATGAACCGAGTAGGAAGGCTCACCACAACTTTGTGCATTCTGGTTTATGCTGCAACAGCGGTGTCTGGTTACCTATTATTTGGGGAAGATACTGAGTCTGATGTCCTGACTAATTTTGATAAGGATCTTGGAATTCGGTTTAGTTCGGTCTTGAACTATATCGTTAGAGTTGGCTACGTTCTCCATTTGATTACTGTCTTCCCCGTTATTCATTTCTCGCTACGCCAAACGGTGGATACCTTGGTGTTTGAGGGATCGGCTCCTTTAACAGAAAGTAGGAAAAGATCATTAGGGCTGACTGCGATTCTGTTGGTCCTCATATATATTGGTTGTACCATGATTCCAAACATTTGGACAGCTTTTAAGTTCACTGGCGCAACGACGGCGGTTTCATTAGGTTTCATATTCCCGCCTCTTGTTGCAATTAGATTAGGTCATAAATGGGAGTTGAGCTATGTAGAATGGTTTTTATCATGGTTAATGTTGGTATTGGCTGTGACTGTTAGCATTGTAGGAGTCATCGGCAATGTCTATAGCCTCGAGA
Coding sequences within it:
- the LOC123899801 gene encoding amino acid transporter AVT6E, with product MSHRNNDSNYTSIPVSSSYLELQPQHQHHKSNSFQRLSFDESGGFLGSKVVVNHNDNDNDDDNDDDDDDDLEIDIDNYPLVIGPNPNHGSGVPGAVFNLTTTIIGAGLMALPATMKVLGVVVGIVLIILMGILSEISVELLVRFSVLCKATSYGEVVQEAMGRPARILSEICIILNNAGVLVVYLIIMGDVMSGSVHHLGVFDQLMGNGVWDQRKLVILVVMVIFLAPLCSLDKIDSLSLTSAASVALAVMFVVVTFTVASIKLVEGKIDTPRMVPDFSSKKAILDLLVVIPIMTNAYVCHFNVQPIYNELEGRSPQKMNRVGRLTTTLCILVYAATAVSGYLLFGEDTESDVLTNFDKDLGIRFSSVLNYIVRVGYVLHLITVFPVIHFSLRQTVDTLVFEGSAPLTESRKRSLGLTAILLVLIYIGCTMIPNIWTAFKFTGATTAVSLGFIFPPLVAIRLGHKWELSYVEWFLSWLMLVLAVTVSIVGVIGNVYSLESKS